The segment TCCGGGCAAACCGACATTGGGGCAGATGGCGCGCCGTCTTCTGGCACAGGTGCCTGAACTGCCGCGCCTGCGGATTTCATCCATTGATCCGGTCGAGGTCGACGAGGATATCTTCCGCCTGATCGAAACCGAACCACGTCTGATGCCGCACATGCATATCAGTCTTCAGGCCGGTGATGACATGGTGCTGAAACGCATGAAGCGTCGCCATCTGCGGCAGGATGTTATCGATTTCTGCGACAAGGTGCGCGGACTTCGGGCCGATGTAACCTTCGGCGCCGACATCATTGCAGGTTTCCCTACCGAAACCGATGAAATGGCGGAAAATACCCTGCGTCTGGTTGATGAATGCGGGTTGATTTACCTGCATGTTTTCCCCTATTCGTCGCGTCCGGGGACACCGGCGGCCCGTATGCCACAGGTGCCAAAGGATATTCGCAAAGAACGCGCAGGCGCGCTTCGCGATGCCGGGGAAATTCAGTTGAACAATTTCCTGAAATCACGGATCGGCATGATCGAGAGTGTCCTGGTGGAAAAGGAAAATACCGGCCACACCGAACATTTTGCACCCGTTCTGCTGGATCGCGTGATAGAACCGGGCACAATTGCAAAGGCCAAGGTCATCGGCCTTGAAGACGGAAAACTGAAAGCGGAGCTTGCGGGATGAGTGAAGAGGGGAAAAAAAGCTGGTTTGCCCGACTTAAATACGGGTTGAAACGCTCCTCCTCGAAACTGACCACCGGGATTGCGGATATCTTCACCAAGCGTCGTCTTGACGATGACGCGCTTGAGGAATTCGAAGATCTGCTGATTACGTCCGATCTGGGCGTGACCACTGCGGCAAAACTGGGTGCGGAACTGTCGCGCACCCGTTTCGACAAGGAAGTCGATCCCGCCGAGATTCAGGAATTCATCGCCACCGAAGTCGCCAAAATCCTTGAACCCGTGGCAAAGCCGCTGGTGATTGATACGACCAAAAAGCCCCATGTGATTCTTGTCGTTGGTGTTAACGGATCGGGCAAAACCACCACAATCGGTAAACTTGCCAAAACCTATCGCGATCAGGGGCTTAAGGTCATGATGGCGGCTGGCGATACATTCCGTGCTGCTGCGGTCGAACAGCTTAAGGTCTGGGGTGAGAGGACGGGATGCCCGGTGATTGCCCGCGATACCGCTGCGGATGCCGCCGGGCTTGCCTTTGATGCCATCGATCAGGCCCAACGCGAAGGTTATGACCTTTTGCTGATTGATACGGCGGGGCGTTTGCAGAATAAAGCGCACCTGATGGACGAGCTGAAAAAGATCGTTCGCGTCATTCAAAAACGCGATCAAGCAGCCCCGCATGACACACTTCTGGTACTTGATGCGACCACCGGCCAGAATGCCCATTCCCAGGTCGAGGTATTTTCAGAGGCCACCAGTGTCACCGGCCTGATCGTGACCAAGCTTGACGGTACCGCCAAGGGCGGGGTTGTTGTGGCATTGGCCGAAAAATTTGGCAAACCGGTTCACGCAATCGGGGTCGGCGAAAGTGCCGAAGACCTGCGTCCGTTCGATGCAAAATCATTTGCCCGCAGTCTTGCCGGGCTTGAGGACTAGGGCTGAAAATCGTTCAGGCCCGCCTGCAAGTCACGGATCAGACTTTTCATATCCATGAGTGGCGTGGATATATCGACAGGGATTTTGTCAATCGCACAGCTTCCCAGTGCATTTTCGATAAGGGATGCCTGATTTTTCAGGCCACGTGCAAGACGTTGATCCGCATCGGCAAGCATCCATGACATTGCCCGGTCACGTAACTGTTCCAGACTGTGCAAATCCGGATCTGGTGACGATGTCGGCAGGTTATAGGGCCGAAGTGCCAATTCCAGGCGGCGATTGATGTCGCGCAGGCGATTGGCGGTATCGTGGCATATGGCCTTCAGGCCACTATCGGTGGCCATGGGATATATGGCCGACAGCCGCAGCGAAAGGCCAAGTGCATCCAATGCAATGTCGTTGACGATTTCCTGATCCTGGAATGATGCAGACCGGTCTGTTTCGCCGTGAAAAGCATTTGGTGCAAAGACAGGCAGTGTTTTTGCTTCCAGTGTGAAGCGCGCAGGCAGTTTGCTTATGATTTCACCATCGGCCAGCACGGGTTCGCCATCGGCACCTTCAATGAGAATCTCATCGCATTCCTGACTGATGGCATAATTGCTGTCATCGATTGATCCAAACAGCAGTTCGGCAGCGATATCCATACCTGACAGAGTATCGACATTGGCCTGAATGGCGAACATATGCAATTTGCCATCATCAAGGCGCTTGTTCTCGCGCGGACGCAAACCGCCACCAAAATACTGTCCGTTGGTTACGGTCAATTGACGCAGTTTAAGGTTTTGTGGCGGGTTTGATCCACAGGTAACACTAAGTTCCAGCGGCTTCATTTCGTGCCAGCTTTGCCAGTTGGCCACGGCATAGCTGATCGCGCCTGTCCAGCGTTTCAGGTTCGGATCAATACGTTTCCGGGCGTCGGCAGGGACCCCGATGCTGGCGGCATTGACAAAGCTTTGTCCGTTGACCCGCCCGATATCAAGCATGGCAATCTGGCCATTGATGGCAGCGCGCGCAGCCTGAAGGATATCATCGGGAACATAAAGGCTTCGGGCAAAATCGTTTGCGGTTCCAAGCGGCAACGGAACCATAACCACGCCAGCCTTGATAACGGTATCGAGAACGGCGTTGATCGTGCCATCACCGCCACCAATCGCGACAACGTCGCCGGGTGCGCAGGATGACGTGATAAAGGTATTCATGGCGACAGGATCATCACAGAGTTCGAGTTCTGCTGTATAGCCGGCTTCCTCGAAAATGCTGCGCAACGGCTGTGCGCCGTTGTCACGCCATTCGTCTGGCATCTTGTGACGTGTCAGAAGGATGCAAACCTTGCCGGTAAGTTCGGTCGATTTCACCTGAGGGCCTCCGCCATGGGGATCGGGAAGTCTTGCCTTGCAGGGTGCGTAAACAGAACGGCAAGATTGAGACACAAAACCGGCGCCAATCTGGCACCGGTTTTGGTTGTGATCAATCAGGAAATGGTTGCGCGAAGCATCCATGCCGCTTCTTCATGAACGCCAAGGCGTTCTGTCAGAAGATCGGCTGTTTTGACGTCATCGGCGGCTTCGGCCTCGGCCACGCCTTCGCGCAGCAGGCGCGAAACATGATCGTGATCTTCGACCAGTTCCTTTACCATATCGTTGGCCGGAAGAAGCTTGGTCTGATCCTTGACCACCGAATTTTCAATCATTTCCGAAAGCCCGGTCGGTGCCTGAAAGCCGATTGCGCGGATGCGTTCCGCCATATCGTCAATAGCTTCGTTCAGGTCTTCATACTGCTCTTCGGTCATCTTGTGGAGCGAATAGAAGGCTGGACCGACCACGTTCCAGTGGACGCCACGAATTTTGGCATACAGTACGTGCGACGAGCCAATGATCTTGGTTAGCATCTTGGCCAGTTCGCGACGGTCTTTGCGGTCGACACCGGTTTTGACCGGAAATTCTTTCGCAATGCTCTGCATACTGCTGTGTGCCATTTTGTAACTCCTGTATTTCTTTTCACGTTCATTCGCTTTGATCCTGAACCAGCATATGGCTGCCGGTCATATCCCGAACGCTTGTTTAAAAAACGTGACCAGGAAACAAAAGTTCCAAAAATTAAAATCAACACAATTGGAACATTCTTTTGCACCACCCGTTTGAAACGATAAGCAGTGCCAAAGAAAAAGCGCTGCTGTTCAATAACTAGGAGGTTGTGATGCTTAGCAAGACTGTTCTGATGGCTGGTACTATTATGATGTCTGTTGCGGTGGCTGCACCGGCTTATGCAGATGCACAGAAAAGCTCGGATCAGGCAGGCTCTATGGCAACCGACGACGCAATGAAATCGGATGCTGAAAAAATGGGTGATAAAGCCAAGGCCGAATATGAAAATGCCAAGGATTTCACCTATGAGGAAAAAAATGAATTCCTCGCCTGGGTTGAGGAAAAGTCCAATCAGCTTGGCGAAAAATATGACGAGGTATCCGCACGTGTAAGCGATGACAGCGAAGATGCAGTCGATGAGCTCGCAGAAGCATGGGATGGTGCCAAGGAAAACCTGAACGAGGCATATGAAGATTCCAAGGATGCTTCGGCTGAAACCTGGGAGACCGTGAAGGCCAAAACTCTTGAGGCGCTTGATAATGCCGAGCAGGCGCTCTCGGATGATCACGCCACCGAATAAGACATCACAACCTTAACTCGGTGAAGTGGTGTTCCGGGTGTCGGCGGCCCGCCCATATGGGCGGGCCGTTGCTCGTTTGACCCTGTTCAGTCAAGGGTGTCTATGGAAAAAGAACAAAAAAATCGCCGGAAAAGCGGGATTGCACGGTGGTGGCGTGCCTGGCAAGTGCGGTTGGAAAAGCTGGCCGCCGGCCGCAAGGGACTTGGGGGTATTGCTGTTGCGTCGTTTCTTGAAACCACCATCATTCCTGTTCCGATCGAAATCCTTATTGCCCCCATCATGGCCGCATCGCGTCGGCGCGGTATCATCGTTGCGAC is part of the Thalassospira lucentensis genome and harbors:
- the mtaB gene encoding tRNA (N(6)-L-threonylcarbamoyladenosine(37)-C(2))-methylthiotransferase MtaB encodes the protein MTEPRVITFGCRLNTYESEVMRDHAKNAGLDDAIIINTCAVTTEAERQARQSIRRLRRENPDAKIFVTGCAVQVNPDKFAKMTEIDRIFGNDAKMKAETFLMPEHERVVVNDIMSVEETASHLVSGFEGRARAFVQVQNGCDHRCTFCIIPFGRGNSRSVPMGEIVTQVRELVANGYGEVVLTGVDITSYGHDLPGKPTLGQMARRLLAQVPELPRLRISSIDPVEVDEDIFRLIETEPRLMPHMHISLQAGDDMVLKRMKRRHLRQDVIDFCDKVRGLRADVTFGADIIAGFPTETDEMAENTLRLVDECGLIYLHVFPYSSRPGTPAARMPQVPKDIRKERAGALRDAGEIQLNNFLKSRIGMIESVLVEKENTGHTEHFAPVLLDRVIEPGTIAKAKVIGLEDGKLKAELAG
- the ftsY gene encoding signal recognition particle-docking protein FtsY, with protein sequence MSEEGKKSWFARLKYGLKRSSSKLTTGIADIFTKRRLDDDALEEFEDLLITSDLGVTTAAKLGAELSRTRFDKEVDPAEIQEFIATEVAKILEPVAKPLVIDTTKKPHVILVVGVNGSGKTTTIGKLAKTYRDQGLKVMMAAGDTFRAAAVEQLKVWGERTGCPVIARDTAADAAGLAFDAIDQAQREGYDLLLIDTAGRLQNKAHLMDELKKIVRVIQKRDQAAPHDTLLVLDATTGQNAHSQVEVFSEATSVTGLIVTKLDGTAKGGVVVALAEKFGKPVHAIGVGESAEDLRPFDAKSFARSLAGLED
- a CDS encoding diacylglycerol/lipid kinase family protein — translated: MKSTELTGKVCILLTRHKMPDEWRDNGAQPLRSIFEEAGYTAELELCDDPVAMNTFITSSCAPGDVVAIGGGDGTINAVLDTVIKAGVVMVPLPLGTANDFARSLYVPDDILQAARAAINGQIAMLDIGRVNGQSFVNAASIGVPADARKRIDPNLKRWTGAISYAVANWQSWHEMKPLELSVTCGSNPPQNLKLRQLTVTNGQYFGGGLRPRENKRLDDGKLHMFAIQANVDTLSGMDIAAELLFGSIDDSNYAISQECDEILIEGADGEPVLADGEIISKLPARFTLEAKTLPVFAPNAFHGETDRSASFQDQEIVNDIALDALGLSLRLSAIYPMATDSGLKAICHDTANRLRDINRRLELALRPYNLPTSSPDPDLHSLEQLRDRAMSWMLADADQRLARGLKNQASLIENALGSCAIDKIPVDISTPLMDMKSLIRDLQAGLNDFQP
- a CDS encoding Dps family protein: MAHSSMQSIAKEFPVKTGVDRKDRRELAKMLTKIIGSSHVLYAKIRGVHWNVVGPAFYSLHKMTEEQYEDLNEAIDDMAERIRAIGFQAPTGLSEMIENSVVKDQTKLLPANDMVKELVEDHDHVSRLLREGVAEAEAADDVKTADLLTERLGVHEEAAWMLRATIS